Proteins from one Kiritimatiellia bacterium genomic window:
- the gcvT gene encoding glycine cleavage system aminomethyltransferase GcvT translates to MKTPLYNRHVARGAKIAPFAGWDMPIEYEGILAEHQWTRSRTSVFDTCHMGEFSLRGPTALSDLERLLTQNVSSLEAGQARYGYLLRDDGGCLDDLTCYRISADHFWLVVNAGTREADAEWIRAHLSSRTQFEDLSPETAKLDIQGPRAKEDLEQALGESLPPLRYFRFKLLRLAGVPALISRTGYTGEFGYELYIPARAAVDIWDMLLKPGAIKPAGLGARDTLRLEMGYTLYGHELGPDRTPVAAARGQFIDVNKDFIGREACLRDLQQGCGRYLCGLQLASKRAARAGDDVVAGDQVIGKVTSGSLAPSLGVAVALAYVDDAYTAVGTKVEINARGTRLSAEVVKLPFYKNGSARRAA, encoded by the coding sequence ATGAAGACGCCGCTGTACAACCGGCATGTCGCCCGTGGGGCCAAGATCGCCCCGTTTGCCGGCTGGGACATGCCAATCGAATATGAAGGGATCCTTGCCGAACACCAGTGGACCCGCTCGCGGACCAGCGTGTTCGACACCTGCCATATGGGTGAGTTTTCACTCCGGGGACCTACAGCGCTATCGGACCTGGAGCGCTTGCTGACGCAAAATGTGTCGTCGCTGGAGGCCGGCCAGGCGCGGTACGGCTACTTGCTGCGCGACGACGGTGGATGTCTTGACGACCTGACATGCTACCGAATCTCCGCAGATCACTTCTGGCTCGTTGTCAACGCGGGAACGAGGGAGGCGGATGCGGAGTGGATTCGGGCCCACCTCTCCTCGCGGACGCAGTTCGAGGATCTGTCCCCAGAGACGGCAAAACTCGACATCCAAGGCCCCCGCGCCAAGGAAGATCTCGAGCAGGCGCTCGGGGAGTCCCTGCCACCCTTGCGCTATTTCCGGTTCAAACTCTTGAGGCTGGCCGGTGTACCCGCGCTGATCAGTCGGACCGGATACACGGGAGAATTTGGCTACGAACTCTACATTCCTGCGCGGGCGGCCGTAGATATCTGGGACATGCTCCTCAAACCTGGCGCCATCAAGCCTGCCGGCCTCGGCGCTCGAGACACCCTGCGTCTTGAGATGGGTTATACATTGTATGGGCACGAACTGGGGCCCGACCGCACACCTGTCGCGGCGGCTCGCGGACAATTCATCGACGTCAACAAGGATTTCATCGGCCGCGAAGCTTGTTTGCGGGACCTTCAGCAGGGATGCGGCCGCTATTTGTGCGGCCTTCAACTCGCCTCCAAACGTGCGGCGCGGGCCGGAGATGATGTGGTGGCGGGGGACCAGGTGATTGGCAAGGTTACCAGCGGATCTTTGGCCCCCAGTCTCGGAGTTGCCGTCGCGCTTGCGTACGTGGATGACGCCTATACGGCCGTCGGCACGAAGGTCGAAATCAATGCGCGCGGCACCCGGCTGAGCGCAGAGGTCGTCAAGTTGCCCTTCTATAAAAACGGCTCGGCGCGGCGGGCAGCATGA